In Fundulus heteroclitus isolate FHET01 chromosome 18, MU-UCD_Fhet_4.1, whole genome shotgun sequence, a single genomic region encodes these proteins:
- the LOC118566702 gene encoding olfactory receptor 13H1-like has protein sequence MGENASILTDILEIEGFEIAPEFTYPLFFLLLFVYSTLLFSNICVLTLIIKEKSLHQPMYFLFCNLSVNDLIGNTVLLPQLMAHVLSTKRFLTYNQCLLQAFHSHTFGSASHMILVIMAIDRYVAICHPLRYSTIMTNRTVISLSATAWGVSILLVSVLIGLTVRLPRCRSLIQNAFCDNASLFKLSCEDVSINNLYGLFFTVLCFTCSIGGITATYIRIALICWMKKNKELNSKALQTCTSHLVLYLIMLWSGSLTIILHRFPNYPDLRKIAYILFHVVPANLNPIIYGLQTKSLRDTITHRLRRKTVISI, from the coding sequence ATGGGGGAAAATGCTTCAATTCTGACTGATATTCTGGAAATCGAAGGATTTGAAATAGCTCCAGAGTTCACGTACCCTCTGTTTTtcttgcttctgtttgtttattccACTCTGCTCTTTTCTAACATTTGTGTCCTTACACTCATCATAAAGGAAAAGAGTTTGCATCAACCCATGTACTTTCTTTTCTGTAACCTGTCTGTGAATGACCTGATCGGCAACACTGTCCTGCTGCCTCAGCTGATGGCTCATGTCCTTTCCACCAAACGTTttctcacctacaaccagtgtTTGCTTCAGGCTTTTCACAGCCACACCTTTGGATCTGCATCGCACATGATTCTTGTCATCATGGCAATCGACAGATATGTGGCAATCTGCCACCCTTTGCGGTACAGCACCATCATGACAAATAGGACAGTGATCAGTCTGTCTGCAACTGCCTGGGGGGTGTCCATACTGCTGGTGTCTGTCCTCATAGGTCTCACAGTGAGGTTGCCTCGTTGCAGATCCCTTATCCAAAATGCGTTCTGTGACAACGCGTCGCTGTTCAAGCTTTCTTGTGAGGACGTGTCCATTAACAACTTGTATGGCCTGTTTTTCACTGTGCTGTGTTTTACCTGTTCGATTGGAGGCATCACTGCTACTTACATCAGAATAGCTCTCATCTGCTGgatgaagaaaaacaaggagCTGAATAGCAAAGCGCTGCAAACCTGCACAAGCCACCTCGTTCTTTATCTCATTATGCTCTGGTCAGGGTCCCTAACTATTATATTACATCGATTCCCAAATTATCCGGATTTAAGGAAGAttgcatatattttatttcatgttgtgCCTGCTAATTTAAATCCTATTATTTATGGACTACAAACAAAGTCTTTGCGAGACACAATTACTCATAGACTCCGAAGGAAAACTGTGATTTCCATCTAG